From the Ciona intestinalis chromosome 2, KH, whole genome shotgun sequence genome, one window contains:
- the LOC100185916 gene encoding VWFA and cache domain-containing protein 1 isoform X7 — MRYLFISTTILFYLIILADAQDLKPNVSVLATYFSSLMKDTLGVEILQKKINNLQFERQRRNGTEFLNQVSTILSSTILERVTALQNLQAEVLSSFQGQEQSWTPCCKYDMEQLRINVNYKTKVDTDNMCEIISPTSPPFIQSLSSDVLSAMKLNHQQVPDIKWQYVANEQGVMTVYPSHKIPNCTSIDPRFRPWYTETAWPKPKRFLILLDSSRSMENTFNSKPMIDIARELIDILLETLRPNDKISAIGFRHEALRSQGCFRNQLAFASETNKEKLRSFLRNITPMGESSYTVAFQSAFQLLEQDYIKYKNKSDTEKYVILLISDGQPKEAYGRMQDVYSIIEQQNLKINNSVSIFSYAIGRNADVGILKNLSQVSNHAPSQKGHVFAINEVSDVRETISTLNHASNNLSYNDEPIFSSPYIDVGGLGLIFTVALPIHKPDGDGLYGVVAIDLAIQDVFKEVMYFNNDDGSYIFIIDNNGRVVYHPFLPNPTQLSNSINFFDINQLERSALVVEVVESMKRGGSGNKSTVLNQVLPVGNAVHTTQVNVDLFWKPITGTKFSICLVNVQDSQIILLQPEKISPWLNNHTTFQYHRLDLSSANGEEVCQRFYKTALVSKTSVLFAPRSFSSPFKYESQEETSALVQTYTTFFDELLSTTSSLQCDEVLTKHQDIVELFAPGVIADVMWSSFVDELWLQSGENHVSARFVGTSNGVDRIYPGTRLPKNIDVTTRIWYELAVAHPKLCVFSPPYRDAAGPGNVITISHAIVAKSSKTNKENVIGVVGIDFSLNHLYTILTTLYPNCKEDATIDSWYCILVDQRGNIVLHKDYVNDHEDNIQVKHIASDKELVTLLRDANFINRMRCLDLNKSIYRIWYTLHSNSSLDNTSPINGGECAKYFMEAVPNTNMFLVVRPNKDWCFNQGCNSPETLCSNNSGAFFGHTWQCPCSYPVGVDDCANTLLVDSNVPTCPPDRAQVIPFTECINEKIPKCVSTNCHLSKNASNCTGKVGCTWCYQSSDASSSLASPYCSETEDCYKGVEMARLPGYETKEICQDATASWQRTQTILACVGGCLLLVISFIIILRCLKSRRQTVKQNVDHVYDQVSPSATPIAENVEQTNKVAPRAPQVIISVVDSDGSEILRKPVQLIQGGVTYGAQQKANPEVMKNKNNPEESKNKRVDTVSDDTSIETENTRNSVASNDVEHIDSPGKRKRLSRADARSRENLSNLEGVEEKFPFDTKPYIPMKQITNELSNSQSSPTLINNKSYCSDL; from the exons ATGAGATATCTGTTTATATCAACAAcgattctattttatttaataatacttGCTGATGCGCAAGACTTAAAACCGAATGTCAGTGTCTTAGCTACTTACTTTTCATCGTTGATGAAGGATACTTTAGGTGTTGAAATACTtcag aaaaaaattaacaacctCCAGTTTGAGCGACAAAGGAGAAATGGTACTGAGTTTTTAAACCag GTTTCAACAATATTATCATCAACCATTTTGGAACGTGTAACTGCACTGCAGAATTTGCAAGCAGAAGTTTTATCTTCCTTTCAAGGTCAAGAGCAAAGTTGGACACCTTGTTGCAAGTATGACATGGAACAGTTGAGAATTAATGTCAACTATAAGACAAAA GTTGATACAGATAATATGTGTGAAATTATTTCCCCAACTTCCCCACCTTTCATTCAATCACTTTCATCTGATGTTTTATCTGCAATGAAATTAAACCATCAACAAGTTCCAGATATAAAATGGCAATACGTTGCAAACGAGCAGGGTGTTATGACTGTGTACCCGTCGCATAAAATCCCAAATTGCACTTCCATTGATCCTCGTTTCAG ACCATGGTACACAGAAACAGCATGGCCGAAGCCGAAacgttttcttattttattggATTCTTCTCGTTCAATGGAAAAcacatttaacagcaaaccAATGATAGATATTGCAAGAGAACTGATTGATATTCTGCTTGAAACACTCCGACCAAATGACAAG ATAAGTGCAATAGGTTTTCGTCATGAAGCTCTTCGCTCACAAGGTTGTTTTCGAAACCAACTAGCATTCGCTtctgaaacaaataaagaaaaattaagaAGTTTTCTGCGAAATATTACTCCGATGg GTGAGTCTTCATATACTGTCGCGTTTCAAAGTGCATTTCAGCTTCTTGAACAAgattatattaaatacaagAACAAGT CTGATACAGaaaagtatgttattttgcTCATCAGTGATGGACAACCTAAGGAAGCTTATGGTCGAATGCAAGATGTTTATTCAATTATTGAGCAAcaaaacttgaaaataaataattctgtaTCAATATTTTCTTATGCAATTGGTCGAAACG CTGATGTTGGGATATTGAAGAATTTATCGCAAGTTTCAAATCATGCTCCATCACAAAAAG GTCATGTATTTGCTATCAATGAAGTTAGTGATGTGCGGGAAACTATCAGCACGTTGAATCATGCTTCTAACAATTTATCTTACAACGACGAACCTATATTTTCATCACCTTATATTGATGTTGGGGGGCTAG GTTTAATCTTTACTGTCGCTTTGCCAATCCATAAACCAGATGGTGATGGTTTATATGGTGTGGTGGCAATTGATCTGGCGATTCAGGATGTATTTAAGGAAGTAATGTATTTCAATAATGATGATGGAtcttacatttttattatag ATAACAACGGACGTGTGGTTTATCATCCATTCTTACCAAACCCAACACAATTATCCAATTCCATTAATTTCTTTGATATTAACCAATTGGAAAGAAGTGCTCTAGTTGTTGAAGTTGTAGAGTCAATGAAACGCGGAGGTTCTGGAAATAAATCAACTGTTTTAAATCAAGTGTTACCTGTGGGTAATGCTGTGCACACAACACAG gtAAATGTAGATCTGTTTTGGAAGCCAATCACTGGGACAAAGTTTTCAATTTGCTTGGTTAACGTACAAGATAGCCAGATTATTCTGTTACAACCTGAGAAGATCTCACCATGGTTGAACAATCATACCACATTTCAATACCACCGACTCGATCTATCCAGTGCTAATGGTGAAGAAGTTTGTCAACGATTTTATAAG ACGGCACTTGTATCAAAAACTTCTGTTCTTTTCGCGCCTCGGTCATTCAGCTCTCCCTTTAAATATGAATCACAAGAAGAAACATCTGCATTGGTACAAACATACACAACATTCTTTGATGAATTACTAAGCACTACATCAAGTTTGCAATGTGAtgaagttttaacaaaacaccaaGACATAGTCG aacTGTTTGCTCCGGGAGTTATAGCTGATGTTATGTGGTCTTCATTTGTCGACGAATTATGGTTGCAATCAGGTGAAAACCACGTCTCCGCTAGATTTGTTGGGACATCGAATGGAGTTGATAGAATATATCCAGGAACACGATTACCAAAGAATATTGATGTTACTACTAGAATTTG GTACGAATTAGCAGTTGCGCATCCAAAACTTTGTGTGTTTTCTCCTCCTTACCGGGATGCAGCTGGTCCCGGGAATGTTATAACAATAAGTCATGCAATTGTAGCAAAGTCATCCAAA acaaataaagaaaacgTTATTGGAGTGGTTGGTATTGACTTTTCATTAAATCATCTGTACACCATACTTACAACATTATATCCCAATTGCAAAGAAGATGCAAC GATTGATTCTTGGTATTGTATATTAGTTGATCAAAGAGGTAACATCGTCCTACATAAAGATTATGTGAACGATCATGAAGATAATATACAAGTAAAGCACATTGCAA GTGATAAGGAACTTGTTACACTGCTTAGAGATGCCAACTTTATAAATCGAATGAGATGTcttgatttaaacaaaagcaTTTACCGAATATGGTACACACTACACTCCAACTCAAGTCTCGACAACACCAGCCCcat AAATGGTGGCGAATGTGCAAAATATTTCATGGAAGCAGTCCCCAACACCAATATGTTCCTTGTTGTTCGGCCAAATAAAGATTGGTGCTTCAATCAAGGTTGCAATTCACCAGAAAcg TTGTGTAGCAACAATAGTGGTGCTTTCTTTGGTCATACATGGCAGTGTCCATGCAGCTACCCAGTCGGGGTGGATGATTGCGCCAATACATTACTG GTTGATTCCAATGTTCCTACCTGTCCTCCTGATAGAGCACAAGTAATACCATTTACTGAATGTATTAATGAGAAAATACCGAAATGTGTTTCCACCAATTGCCACTTATCG AAAAATGCATCCAATTGTACTGGAAAAGTCGGTTGCACTTGGTGTTATCAAAGCAGTGATGCATCATCCTCACTTGCCAGTCCCTACTGCTCGGAAACTGAAGATTGTTATAAGGGGGTTGAAATGGCACGGTTGCCGGGTTATG AAACGAAGGAGATATGTCAAGATGCAACAGCTAGTTGGCAGCGAACTCAAACTATCCTTGCATGCGTAGGAGGATGCTTGTTGCTGGTTatatcatttattattattttgcgcTGTTTAAAATCAAGGAGACAAACTGTGAAACAAAATGTCGATCATG TTTATGATCAAGTGTCTCCATCTGCAACTCCCATCGCAGAAAATGTAGAACAGACGAACAAAGTCGCGCCCCGGGCACCACAAGTg ATAATATCAGTGGTGGATTCTGATGGATCCGAAATTCTACGGAAACCAGTTCAACTTATTCAAGGTGGAGTTACTTATGGAGCACAACAAAAAG CTAATCCTGAAGTAatgaagaataaaaacaatcctGAAGAAAGCAAAAACAAGAGAGTGGATACTGTATCAGATGATACCTCCATTGAAACTGAAAACACACGCAACAGTGTTGCAAGTAACGATGTAGAACACATAGACAGTCCAGGAAAAAGGAAGAGATTATCCAGAGCAGATGCCCGTTCAAGGGAAAACCTTTCTAATCTAGAGGGAGTGGAAGAGAAGTTTCCTTTTGATACAAAGCCATACAttcctatgaaacaaataacCAATGAACTGAGTAACAGCCAGTCTTCACCAACCCTAATTAACAATAAGTCTTACTGTTCTGATTTGTAA
- the LOC100185916 gene encoding VWFA and cache domain-containing protein 1 isoform X5: MRYLFISTTILFYLIILADAQDLKPNVSVLATYFSSLMKDTLGVEILQKKINNLQFERQRRNGTEFLNQVSTILSSTILERVTALQNLQAEVLSSFQGQEQSWTPCCKYDMEQLRINVNYKTKVDTDNMCEIISPTSPPFIQSLSSDVLSAMKLNHQQVPDIKWQYVANEQGVMTVYPSHKIPNCTSIDPRFRPWYTETAWPKPKRFLILLDSSRSMENTFNSKPMIDIARELIDILLETLRPNDKISAIGFRHEALRSQGCFRNQLAFASETNKEKLRSFLRNITPMGESSYTVAFQSAFQLLEQDYIKYKNKSDTEKYVILLISDGQPKEAYGRMQDVYSIIEQQNLKINNSVSIFSYAIGRNADVGILKNLSQVSNHAPSQKGHVFAINEVSDVRETISTLNHASNNLSYNDEPIFSSPYIDVGGLGLIFTVALPIHKPDGDGLYGVVAIDLAIQDVFKEVMYFNNDDGSYIFIIDNNGRVVYHPFLPNPTQLSNSINFFDINQLERSALVVEVVESMKRGGSGNKSTVLNQVLPVGNAVHTTQVNVDLFWKPITGTKFSICLVNVQDSQIILLQPEKISPWLNNHTTFQYHRLDLSSANGEEVCQRFYKTALVSKTSVLFAPRSFSSPFKYESQEETSALVQTYTTFFDELLSTTSSLQCDEVLTKHQDIVELFAPGVIADVMWSSFVDELWLQSGENHVSARFVGTSNGVDRIYPGTRLPKNIDVTTRIWYELAVAHPKLCVFSPPYRDAAGPGNVITISHAIVAKSSKTNKENVIGVVGIDFSLNHLYTILTTLYPNCKEDATIDSWYCILVDQRGNIVLHKDYVNDHEDNIQVKHIASDKELVTLLRDANFINRMRCLDLNKSIYRIWYTLHSNSSLDNTSPINGGECAKYFMEAVPNTNMFLVVRPNKDWCFNQGCNSPETLCSNNSGAFFGHTWQCPCSYPVGVDDCANTLLVDSNVPTCPPDRAQVIPFTECINEKIPKCVSTNCHLSKNASNCTGKVGCTWCYQSSDASSSLASPYCSETEDCYKGVEMARLPGYETKEICQDATASWQRTQTILACVGGCLLLVISFIIILRCLKSRRQTVKQNVDHVYDQVSPSATPIAENVEQTNKVAPRAPQVIISVVDSDGSEILRKPVQLIQGGVTYGAQQKAANPEVMKNKNNPEESKNKRVDTVSDDTSIETENTRNSVASNDVEHIDSPGKRKRLSRADARSRENLSNLEGVEEKFPFDTKPYIPMKQITNELSNSQSSPTLINNKSYCSDL, translated from the exons ATGAGATATCTGTTTATATCAACAAcgattctattttatttaataatacttGCTGATGCGCAAGACTTAAAACCGAATGTCAGTGTCTTAGCTACTTACTTTTCATCGTTGATGAAGGATACTTTAGGTGTTGAAATACTtcag aaaaaaattaacaacctCCAGTTTGAGCGACAAAGGAGAAATGGTACTGAGTTTTTAAACCag GTTTCAACAATATTATCATCAACCATTTTGGAACGTGTAACTGCACTGCAGAATTTGCAAGCAGAAGTTTTATCTTCCTTTCAAGGTCAAGAGCAAAGTTGGACACCTTGTTGCAAGTATGACATGGAACAGTTGAGAATTAATGTCAACTATAAGACAAAA GTTGATACAGATAATATGTGTGAAATTATTTCCCCAACTTCCCCACCTTTCATTCAATCACTTTCATCTGATGTTTTATCTGCAATGAAATTAAACCATCAACAAGTTCCAGATATAAAATGGCAATACGTTGCAAACGAGCAGGGTGTTATGACTGTGTACCCGTCGCATAAAATCCCAAATTGCACTTCCATTGATCCTCGTTTCAG ACCATGGTACACAGAAACAGCATGGCCGAAGCCGAAacgttttcttattttattggATTCTTCTCGTTCAATGGAAAAcacatttaacagcaaaccAATGATAGATATTGCAAGAGAACTGATTGATATTCTGCTTGAAACACTCCGACCAAATGACAAG ATAAGTGCAATAGGTTTTCGTCATGAAGCTCTTCGCTCACAAGGTTGTTTTCGAAACCAACTAGCATTCGCTtctgaaacaaataaagaaaaattaagaAGTTTTCTGCGAAATATTACTCCGATGg GTGAGTCTTCATATACTGTCGCGTTTCAAAGTGCATTTCAGCTTCTTGAACAAgattatattaaatacaagAACAAGT CTGATACAGaaaagtatgttattttgcTCATCAGTGATGGACAACCTAAGGAAGCTTATGGTCGAATGCAAGATGTTTATTCAATTATTGAGCAAcaaaacttgaaaataaataattctgtaTCAATATTTTCTTATGCAATTGGTCGAAACG CTGATGTTGGGATATTGAAGAATTTATCGCAAGTTTCAAATCATGCTCCATCACAAAAAG GTCATGTATTTGCTATCAATGAAGTTAGTGATGTGCGGGAAACTATCAGCACGTTGAATCATGCTTCTAACAATTTATCTTACAACGACGAACCTATATTTTCATCACCTTATATTGATGTTGGGGGGCTAG GTTTAATCTTTACTGTCGCTTTGCCAATCCATAAACCAGATGGTGATGGTTTATATGGTGTGGTGGCAATTGATCTGGCGATTCAGGATGTATTTAAGGAAGTAATGTATTTCAATAATGATGATGGAtcttacatttttattatag ATAACAACGGACGTGTGGTTTATCATCCATTCTTACCAAACCCAACACAATTATCCAATTCCATTAATTTCTTTGATATTAACCAATTGGAAAGAAGTGCTCTAGTTGTTGAAGTTGTAGAGTCAATGAAACGCGGAGGTTCTGGAAATAAATCAACTGTTTTAAATCAAGTGTTACCTGTGGGTAATGCTGTGCACACAACACAG gtAAATGTAGATCTGTTTTGGAAGCCAATCACTGGGACAAAGTTTTCAATTTGCTTGGTTAACGTACAAGATAGCCAGATTATTCTGTTACAACCTGAGAAGATCTCACCATGGTTGAACAATCATACCACATTTCAATACCACCGACTCGATCTATCCAGTGCTAATGGTGAAGAAGTTTGTCAACGATTTTATAAG ACGGCACTTGTATCAAAAACTTCTGTTCTTTTCGCGCCTCGGTCATTCAGCTCTCCCTTTAAATATGAATCACAAGAAGAAACATCTGCATTGGTACAAACATACACAACATTCTTTGATGAATTACTAAGCACTACATCAAGTTTGCAATGTGAtgaagttttaacaaaacaccaaGACATAGTCG aacTGTTTGCTCCGGGAGTTATAGCTGATGTTATGTGGTCTTCATTTGTCGACGAATTATGGTTGCAATCAGGTGAAAACCACGTCTCCGCTAGATTTGTTGGGACATCGAATGGAGTTGATAGAATATATCCAGGAACACGATTACCAAAGAATATTGATGTTACTACTAGAATTTG GTACGAATTAGCAGTTGCGCATCCAAAACTTTGTGTGTTTTCTCCTCCTTACCGGGATGCAGCTGGTCCCGGGAATGTTATAACAATAAGTCATGCAATTGTAGCAAAGTCATCCAAA acaaataaagaaaacgTTATTGGAGTGGTTGGTATTGACTTTTCATTAAATCATCTGTACACCATACTTACAACATTATATCCCAATTGCAAAGAAGATGCAAC GATTGATTCTTGGTATTGTATATTAGTTGATCAAAGAGGTAACATCGTCCTACATAAAGATTATGTGAACGATCATGAAGATAATATACAAGTAAAGCACATTGCAA GTGATAAGGAACTTGTTACACTGCTTAGAGATGCCAACTTTATAAATCGAATGAGATGTcttgatttaaacaaaagcaTTTACCGAATATGGTACACACTACACTCCAACTCAAGTCTCGACAACACCAGCCCcat AAATGGTGGCGAATGTGCAAAATATTTCATGGAAGCAGTCCCCAACACCAATATGTTCCTTGTTGTTCGGCCAAATAAAGATTGGTGCTTCAATCAAGGTTGCAATTCACCAGAAAcg TTGTGTAGCAACAATAGTGGTGCTTTCTTTGGTCATACATGGCAGTGTCCATGCAGCTACCCAGTCGGGGTGGATGATTGCGCCAATACATTACTG GTTGATTCCAATGTTCCTACCTGTCCTCCTGATAGAGCACAAGTAATACCATTTACTGAATGTATTAATGAGAAAATACCGAAATGTGTTTCCACCAATTGCCACTTATCG AAAAATGCATCCAATTGTACTGGAAAAGTCGGTTGCACTTGGTGTTATCAAAGCAGTGATGCATCATCCTCACTTGCCAGTCCCTACTGCTCGGAAACTGAAGATTGTTATAAGGGGGTTGAAATGGCACGGTTGCCGGGTTATG AAACGAAGGAGATATGTCAAGATGCAACAGCTAGTTGGCAGCGAACTCAAACTATCCTTGCATGCGTAGGAGGATGCTTGTTGCTGGTTatatcatttattattattttgcgcTGTTTAAAATCAAGGAGACAAACTGTGAAACAAAATGTCGATCATG TTTATGATCAAGTGTCTCCATCTGCAACTCCCATCGCAGAAAATGTAGAACAGACGAACAAAGTCGCGCCCCGGGCACCACAAGTg ATAATATCAGTGGTGGATTCTGATGGATCCGAAATTCTACGGAAACCAGTTCAACTTATTCAAGGTGGAGTTACTTATGGAGCACAACAAAAAG CAGCTAATCCTGAAGTAatgaagaataaaaacaatcctGAAGAAAGCAAAAACAAGAGAGTGGATACTGTATCAGATGATACCTCCATTGAAACTGAAAACACACGCAACAGTGTTGCAAGTAACGATGTAGAACACATAGACAGTCCAGGAAAAAGGAAGAGATTATCCAGAGCAGATGCCCGTTCAAGGGAAAACCTTTCTAATCTAGAGGGAGTGGAAGAGAAGTTTCCTTTTGATACAAAGCCATACAttcctatgaaacaaataacCAATGAACTGAGTAACAGCCAGTCTTCACCAACCCTAATTAACAATAAGTCTTACTGTTCTGATTTGTAA